In Actinoplanes sp. NBC_00393, a single genomic region encodes these proteins:
- a CDS encoding isoprenyl transferase, translating to MSLRSLVYSFYERRLAGKLAGTPVPRHVGVMCDGNRRWAREMGFVDPNDGHRVGATRVKELLAWCDQAGIEHVTLYLLATDNLRRPAAELDPLVKIIEDLATELAEDGNPWRLRMVGALDLLPAATAATLKAAQEKTRDRSGGVEVNMAVGYGGRREITDAVRSLLYEHAASGGTLEELAEILDVEHIAEHLYTRGQPDPDLVIRTSGEQRLSGFLLWQSAHSEFYFHDANWPDFRRIDFLRALRSYAGRQRRYGA from the coding sequence ATGAGTCTGCGTTCCCTGGTTTATTCCTTCTACGAGCGACGGTTGGCCGGCAAGCTGGCCGGCACGCCCGTCCCCCGGCATGTCGGGGTCATGTGCGACGGCAACCGGCGCTGGGCCCGCGAGATGGGCTTCGTCGACCCCAACGACGGCCACCGGGTCGGCGCCACCCGGGTCAAGGAGCTGCTGGCCTGGTGCGATCAGGCCGGCATCGAGCACGTCACGCTCTACCTGCTGGCCACCGACAACCTGCGCCGCCCGGCCGCCGAGCTGGACCCGCTCGTGAAGATCATCGAGGATCTCGCCACCGAGCTGGCCGAGGACGGCAACCCGTGGCGGCTGCGCATGGTGGGCGCGCTCGACCTGCTGCCCGCCGCCACCGCGGCGACGCTGAAGGCGGCCCAGGAGAAGACCCGGGATCGCAGCGGCGGCGTCGAGGTCAACATGGCGGTCGGTTACGGCGGGCGCCGCGAGATCACCGACGCGGTCCGCTCACTGCTCTACGAGCACGCCGCCTCCGGGGGAACACTCGAGGAGCTCGCCGAGATCCTCGACGTCGAGCACATCGCCGAGCACCTCTACACCCGCGGCCAGCCCGACCCCGACCTGGTCATCCGCACCAGCGGTGAGCAGCGGCTCTCCGGTTTCCTGCTCTGGCAGTCGGCGCACTCGGAGTTCTACTTCCACGACGCCAACTGGCCCGACTTCCGCCGGATCGATTTCCTGCGCGCGCTGCGTTCCTACGCCGGCCGCCAGCGCCGTTACGGCGCATAA
- a CDS encoding NAD(P)/FAD-dependent oxidoreductase has protein sequence MGIDAYDVAVIGAGPAGSAAAIAARRAGARVLLLDRADFPRDKTCGDGIAAEAVDVLTGLGVPDVTRGYRPIERLRLVSPGGAVAARALPRPAHTVPRRVFDERLVRAAVAAGVELRRHTVREVREEHTVVIDGTFRAHVVIGADGAGSVVRRSLGAGVNPAGHLAIAIRGYRPSTNTGEQVIVTTRQRWPAYAWEFPIGDGTANVGYGELLRGNALSRAYLAGRMAELLPGSDPAGVRGHHLPLSTHRPAPGRGRVLLAGDAFSLVNPFTGEGIFYAVLSGALAGAAAARGPHDVVRRYRDALNRRLGRHLRHSSAAARLTIWPRVADAAVRAAAADAGVFDRMVELGLADGLLDARTIGRIAVGMVSWRTVPA, from the coding sequence ATGGGGATCGATGCCTACGACGTGGCGGTGATCGGCGCGGGACCGGCCGGCTCGGCAGCGGCGATCGCCGCCCGCCGGGCCGGCGCCCGCGTCCTGCTCCTCGACCGGGCGGACTTCCCGCGCGACAAGACCTGCGGAGACGGGATAGCCGCCGAGGCGGTCGACGTCCTCACCGGCCTCGGCGTGCCGGACGTCACCCGCGGCTACCGGCCGATCGAACGGCTCCGGCTGGTCTCGCCCGGTGGCGCGGTGGCGGCGCGGGCCCTGCCGAGGCCGGCGCACACCGTGCCGCGGCGGGTCTTCGACGAACGCCTGGTGCGGGCCGCGGTCGCCGCCGGCGTCGAGCTGCGCCGGCACACAGTAAGAGAGGTACGCGAGGAGCACACCGTCGTCATCGACGGGACGTTCCGGGCACACGTGGTGATCGGCGCGGACGGCGCCGGCTCGGTGGTGCGGCGCTCGCTGGGTGCGGGCGTCAACCCCGCCGGGCATCTGGCCATCGCGATCCGCGGTTACCGGCCCAGCACCAACACCGGCGAGCAGGTCATCGTCACGACCCGGCAGCGCTGGCCCGCGTACGCCTGGGAGTTCCCGATCGGCGACGGCACCGCCAACGTCGGCTACGGCGAACTGCTGCGCGGGAATGCGCTGTCTCGCGCGTACCTCGCCGGCCGGATGGCCGAACTGCTTCCCGGCAGCGACCCGGCCGGCGTGCGTGGGCACCACCTGCCGCTGTCCACCCACCGCCCGGCGCCCGGCCGCGGCCGAGTGCTGCTCGCCGGCGACGCGTTCTCCCTGGTCAACCCGTTCACCGGGGAGGGCATCTTCTACGCGGTGCTGTCCGGGGCGCTGGCCGGCGCCGCAGCCGCCCGCGGCCCCCACGACGTGGTGCGGCGCTATCGCGACGCGCTGAACCGCCGGCTCGGCCGGCACCTGCGCCACTCCAGCGCCGCCGCCCGGCTCACCATCTGGCCGCGGGTCGCCGACGCGGCGGTGCGGGCGGCCGCAGCGGACGCCGGCGTATTCGACCGGATGGTGGAACTGGGTCTCGCGGACGGACTGCTGGACGCTCGCACGATCGGGCGCATCGCGGTGGGGATGGTCTCGTGGCGTACTGTCCCCGCGTGA
- a CDS encoding phosphoenolpyruvate carboxykinase (GTP): MTQPPTSHPRLLAWIDEVAALTTPDRIVWCDGSEAEWTRLTDELVESGALVRLDPEKKPNSFWARTDPSDVARVEERTFICSADEADAGPTNNWMAPAEMKQLMTGLYRGCMKGRTMYVVPFVMGPLDAPKPMFGVELTDSPYVVASMRIMTRMGAGVLKAMGDDADFVPCLHSIGAPLSEGDADVAWPCNETKYISHFPETREIWSFGSGYGGNSLLGKKCYALRIASVAARDEGWLAEHMLIMKLTSPEGQVKYIAGAFPSACGKTNLAMLQPTLPGWKVETVGDDIAWMRFGEDGRLWATNPEFGLFGVAPGTDFHTNPNAMRTLAKGNSVFTNVALTDAGDIWWEGMGEPPAHLTDWKGQDWTPESEAPSSHPNSRFCTPIEQCPILADEYHDPRGVPIDAILFGGRRKTTIPLVSEARDWVHGVYLGATLSSETTAAAVGQVGVVRRDPMAMLPFIGYHAGDYFQHWIDMAKGASGDADKLPKVFYVNWFRRDADGGFLWPGFGENSRVLKWVVERLDGKADAVETPIGHVPTPESLDLTGLDLDPAALEAVLKVDTDEWLAEIPQVTEWFEKFGDKLPAQLWAELDALRARLDKA, translated from the coding sequence TTGACTCAGCCCCCTACCTCGCACCCCCGCCTGCTGGCGTGGATCGACGAGGTCGCCGCCCTGACAACGCCCGACCGGATCGTCTGGTGCGACGGTTCGGAGGCCGAGTGGACCCGCCTCACCGACGAACTCGTCGAGTCCGGCGCGCTGGTCCGTCTCGACCCGGAGAAGAAACCCAACTCGTTCTGGGCGCGTACCGATCCGTCGGACGTGGCCCGTGTGGAGGAACGCACCTTCATCTGCTCGGCCGACGAGGCCGACGCCGGGCCCACCAACAACTGGATGGCGCCGGCCGAGATGAAGCAGCTGATGACCGGGCTGTACCGGGGCTGCATGAAGGGCCGGACGATGTACGTCGTCCCGTTCGTCATGGGTCCGCTCGACGCGCCGAAGCCGATGTTCGGCGTGGAGCTGACCGACAGCCCGTACGTGGTGGCCAGCATGCGCATCATGACCCGGATGGGGGCCGGGGTCCTGAAGGCGATGGGTGACGACGCGGACTTCGTGCCGTGTCTGCATTCGATCGGCGCGCCGCTGTCCGAGGGTGACGCGGACGTCGCCTGGCCGTGCAACGAGACGAAGTACATCTCGCACTTCCCGGAGACCCGGGAGATCTGGTCGTTCGGCTCCGGGTACGGCGGCAACTCGCTGCTCGGCAAAAAGTGCTACGCGCTGCGGATCGCCAGCGTGGCCGCCCGGGACGAGGGCTGGCTCGCCGAGCACATGCTGATCATGAAGCTGACCTCGCCGGAAGGTCAGGTCAAGTACATCGCGGGCGCCTTCCCGTCGGCCTGCGGCAAGACCAACCTCGCCATGCTCCAGCCCACCCTGCCGGGCTGGAAGGTCGAGACCGTCGGCGACGACATCGCCTGGATGCGGTTCGGCGAGGACGGCCGGCTCTGGGCCACCAACCCCGAGTTCGGGCTGTTCGGCGTCGCGCCGGGCACCGACTTCCACACCAACCCGAACGCGATGCGCACCCTGGCCAAGGGCAACTCGGTCTTCACCAACGTGGCGCTCACCGACGCCGGCGACATCTGGTGGGAGGGCATGGGCGAGCCGCCCGCGCACCTCACCGACTGGAAGGGCCAGGACTGGACGCCGGAGTCGGAGGCGCCGTCCAGCCACCCGAACAGCCGCTTCTGCACCCCGATCGAGCAGTGCCCGATCCTCGCCGACGAGTACCACGACCCGCGCGGCGTACCGATCGACGCGATCCTGTTCGGCGGCCGCCGCAAGACCACGATCCCGCTGGTCAGCGAGGCTCGCGACTGGGTGCACGGGGTTTACCTGGGCGCCACCCTGTCGAGCGAGACCACCGCGGCCGCGGTCGGCCAGGTCGGGGTCGTACGCCGTGACCCGATGGCGATGCTGCCGTTCATCGGCTACCACGCCGGTGACTACTTCCAGCACTGGATCGACATGGCGAAGGGCGCCTCGGGCGACGCCGACAAGCTGCCCAAGGTCTTCTACGTCAACTGGTTCCGGCGCGACGCGGACGGCGGTTTCCTCTGGCCGGGATTCGGCGAGAACAGCCGCGTCCTCAAGTGGGTCGTCGAGCGCCTCGACGGCAAGGCCGACGCCGTGGAGACCCCGATCGGCCACGTGCCGACGCCGGAGTCGCTCGACCTGACCGGCCTGGACCTCGACCCGGCCGCGCTGGAGGCCGTGCTGAAGGTCGACACCGACGAGTGGCTGGCGGAGATCCCGCAGGTCACCGAGTGGTTCGAGAAGTTCGGCGACAAGCTGCCCGCGCAGCTGTGGGCCGAGCTGGACGCATTGCGGGCCCGCCTCGACAAAGCCTGA
- a CDS encoding sigma-70 family RNA polymerase sigma factor, whose protein sequence is MTIPGHHADSDNDLLAAVRAGDTAAFGTLYERHHSAARQFAYGLVRDPADVDDLVAETFAKVFATLRAGRGPLVAFRAYLHTTMRHVCYHRARLDRRLEFTDDLTRYDAGEPFTDPALDRLERTYAAAAFRKLPPRWRDVLWQTEVEGSTPAELAPRMGLTPNAVAVLAHRAREGLRSLYLQQHVTAADHPECRWAGEHLGGQVRGRLAARDANRMRTHLSWCDDCQGRLAEIREIDGFRNAPYRQRHHAETSG, encoded by the coding sequence ATGACGATCCCGGGCCACCATGCGGACTCGGACAACGACCTGCTGGCCGCCGTCCGGGCCGGCGACACCGCCGCGTTCGGCACCCTCTACGAGCGTCATCACAGCGCTGCCCGCCAGTTCGCGTACGGGCTGGTCCGTGATCCCGCCGACGTCGACGACCTGGTCGCCGAGACGTTCGCCAAGGTCTTCGCGACCCTGCGGGCGGGGCGCGGGCCGCTGGTCGCGTTCCGCGCCTACCTGCACACCACGATGCGGCACGTCTGCTACCACCGGGCCCGGCTGGACCGGCGGCTGGAGTTCACCGACGACCTGACCCGCTACGACGCCGGCGAGCCGTTCACCGACCCGGCGCTGGACCGGCTGGAACGCACCTACGCCGCGGCCGCGTTCCGCAAACTGCCGCCACGCTGGCGTGACGTGCTGTGGCAGACCGAGGTGGAGGGCAGCACCCCCGCCGAGCTCGCGCCCCGGATGGGACTGACGCCGAACGCGGTGGCGGTGCTGGCCCACCGCGCGCGGGAAGGGCTGCGCAGTCTCTACCTGCAGCAGCACGTGACCGCGGCGGATCATCCGGAGTGCCGCTGGGCCGGTGAGCATCTGGGCGGGCAGGTCCGCGGCCGGCTCGCCGCGCGCGACGCGAACCGGATGCGCACCCACCTCTCCTGGTGCGACGACTGCCAGGGCCGGCTCGCCGAGATCCGGGAAATCGACGGCTTCCGGAACGCACCGTATCGACAACGTCACCATGCCGAGACGTCCGGTTAA
- a CDS encoding GtrA family protein has protein sequence MTPAGTLGRVPPNPPQPASGLRTRLVALAREVGKFGVVGTTAFAIDLTIFNVLLSVGSETLLAKTISTVIATTFAFFGNRFWTWRHGDHTNMARQYTTFFVLNAIGLGIALLCLAISHYGLGQIWPALQTPLADNISGQFVGTAVGTLFRFWSYRRFVFRVSDDPKMTSPSSAVSDSA, from the coding sequence ATGACACCCGCCGGTACCCTCGGACGCGTGCCTCCGAACCCACCGCAGCCCGCATCCGGTCTGCGCACGCGGCTCGTCGCACTGGCCCGTGAGGTGGGCAAGTTCGGCGTCGTCGGCACCACTGCCTTCGCCATCGATCTCACGATCTTCAATGTGCTGCTGAGCGTCGGCAGCGAGACCCTGCTCGCCAAGACCATCTCCACGGTGATCGCGACGACGTTCGCGTTCTTCGGCAACCGGTTCTGGACCTGGCGGCACGGCGACCACACGAACATGGCCCGGCAGTACACGACGTTCTTCGTGCTGAACGCGATCGGCCTGGGCATCGCCCTGCTGTGCCTGGCGATCAGCCACTACGGCCTCGGCCAGATCTGGCCGGCCCTGCAGACCCCGCTCGCCGACAACATCTCCGGGCAGTTCGTAGGCACCGCGGTGGGCACCCTGTTCCGATTCTGGTCATACCGCCGGTTCGTGTTCCGGGTCAGCGACGACCCGAAGATGACGTCGCCCTCATCCGCCGTCAGTGACTCGGCGTAA
- a CDS encoding GtrA family protein produces the protein MPSASPLTDRLRRLAPEAIAFGIIGASNMLLYMAITYALLPIGAVKASVVGTVVTTTLAYLANRYWTYRNHTRTALRREYTLFFGFNLVGMVIQSGTIAIGKYGFGLTEEHDELLFMTVTLFGIGIATIFRFWAYRTFVFLKPPVDGHEAAITELDATAGLAELSAVETPGSVARLDLQPELDAR, from the coding sequence ATGCCCTCAGCCAGTCCGCTGACGGATCGCCTCCGCCGTCTAGCCCCCGAAGCCATCGCCTTCGGCATCATCGGCGCGAGCAACATGCTGCTTTACATGGCGATCACGTACGCCCTGCTGCCGATCGGCGCGGTCAAGGCGAGCGTCGTCGGCACGGTGGTCACCACCACCCTGGCCTACCTGGCGAACCGGTACTGGACCTACCGCAACCACACCCGGACCGCGCTGCGCCGGGAGTACACCCTGTTCTTCGGGTTCAACCTGGTCGGCATGGTCATCCAGTCCGGCACGATCGCCATCGGCAAGTACGGGTTCGGCCTCACCGAGGAGCACGACGAGCTGCTCTTCATGACGGTCACGCTGTTCGGCATCGGGATCGCGACGATCTTCCGGTTCTGGGCGTACCGCACGTTCGTCTTCCTCAAGCCGCCGGTCGACGGCCACGAGGCCGCGATCACCGAGCTGGACGCCACGGCCGGGCTGGCCGAGCTGAGCGCCGTCGAGACCCCGGGCAGCGTGGCCCGGCTCGACCTGCAGCCGGAACTCGACGCCCGCTAG
- a CDS encoding PH domain-containing protein has product MAFPDDVLIDEEELVLHLRPHAKAAVLPILLLLLTLSGFILAWVMLPDSEGGRIGLGLVAAIMLWHAVKYGVVPLLKWRCTHYVLTDERILLQHGVVNRERRDLPLNRVNDHALTQSLLDRVLGSGTLTIDSIGEQSARLTAIPGAPQVQTLLYELIEQAPAEEDEEQDEVEEVR; this is encoded by the coding sequence GTGGCGTTCCCGGACGATGTGCTCATCGACGAGGAGGAGCTGGTCCTCCACCTGCGTCCGCATGCGAAGGCGGCGGTGCTCCCGATCCTGCTGCTGCTCCTCACGCTGTCCGGGTTCATCCTGGCCTGGGTGATGCTGCCGGACTCCGAGGGCGGCCGGATCGGTCTCGGCCTGGTCGCCGCGATCATGCTCTGGCACGCGGTGAAGTACGGCGTGGTCCCGCTGCTGAAATGGCGCTGCACCCATTACGTGCTGACCGACGAGCGGATCCTGCTGCAGCACGGTGTGGTCAACCGGGAGCGGCGGGACCTGCCGCTGAACCGGGTCAACGACCACGCGCTGACCCAGTCGCTGCTGGACCGGGTGCTCGGCAGCGGGACGCTCACCATCGACTCGATCGGCGAGCAGAGCGCGCGGCTGACCGCGATTCCCGGCGCGCCGCAGGTGCAGACCCTGCTCTACGAGCTGATCGAGCAGGCGCCGGCCGAGGAGGACGAGGAGCAGGACGAGGTGGAGGAGGTCCGCTAG
- a CDS encoding biotin--[acetyl-CoA-carboxylase] ligase, with amino-acid sequence MASSSYADLDRPPLSARSLSRALVVPGGLWSRLDVRDETGSTNADVAEAARAGEPEGLVVVAESQVAGRGRRDRQWVSPPRAGLTLSILLRPGAADAERGWPAAPAAGFGWLPLLAGVALREAVTRVAGVEAALKWPNDLLVGDRKCAGILAEVSADAVVVGIGLNVSTRAEELPETTGVPATSLRVAGTDKLDRDPLLRALLRGLARWYGGWRESGGDAEMCGLLGEYQRGCATIGRTVRVLLPGGGELTGEAVTVDRDGQLVIRTEDARDLRVSAGDVLHVR; translated from the coding sequence ATGGCTTCCTCGTCGTACGCCGACCTCGACCGCCCTCCGCTCTCGGCCCGGTCGCTGAGCCGGGCCCTGGTCGTGCCCGGCGGGCTCTGGTCCCGGCTGGACGTGCGCGACGAGACCGGTTCGACGAACGCCGACGTGGCCGAGGCCGCCCGGGCCGGCGAGCCGGAGGGCCTGGTCGTGGTGGCCGAGAGTCAGGTCGCCGGCCGGGGTCGCCGGGATCGGCAGTGGGTGTCGCCGCCGCGGGCCGGACTGACGTTGAGTATCCTGCTGCGGCCCGGTGCCGCCGATGCCGAGCGCGGCTGGCCGGCCGCCCCGGCGGCCGGGTTCGGCTGGCTGCCGCTGTTGGCCGGGGTGGCGCTGCGGGAGGCGGTGACCCGGGTGGCCGGTGTCGAGGCTGCCCTGAAATGGCCGAACGATCTGCTCGTCGGCGACCGCAAGTGTGCCGGGATCCTGGCCGAGGTGTCCGCCGACGCCGTGGTGGTCGGCATCGGACTCAACGTCAGCACCCGCGCCGAGGAGCTGCCGGAGACCACCGGTGTGCCGGCCACGTCGCTGCGGGTGGCCGGCACCGACAAACTCGACCGGGATCCGCTGCTGCGGGCGCTGCTGCGCGGGCTGGCCCGGTGGTACGGCGGGTGGCGCGAGTCCGGCGGGGACGCGGAGATGTGCGGGCTGCTCGGCGAGTATCAGCGAGGCTGCGCGACGATCGGGCGTACCGTGCGGGTGCTGTTGCCGGGCGGCGGCGAGCTGACCGGCGAGGCGGTCACCGTGGACCGGGACGGGCAGTTGGTGATCCGTACGGAGGACGCCCGCGACCTTCGTGTCTCAGCGGGTGACGTGCTGCACGTACGCTGA
- a CDS encoding acyl-CoA carboxylase subunit beta: MTTQPDIHTTAGKLADLAARTEEAVHAGSARAVEKQHARGKKTARERIELLLDKGSFVELDELARHRSTAFGLDRNRPYGDGVVTGYGTIDGRQVCVFSQDFTVFGGSLGEVFGEKIVKVLDLAMKIGCPIIGINDSGGARIQEGVVALGLYADIFFRNVRASGVIPQISLIMGPCAGGAVYSPAITDFTVMVDQTSHMFITGPDVIKTVTGEEVGFEELGGARTHNTRSGNAHYLAEDEEDAIDYVRALLSYLPSNNLDEPVVYEEEADLSERESDLALDTLIPDSPNQPYDIKKVVETVVDEFLEVQPLYAQNIVVGFGRVEGRPVGVVANQPISLAGTLDIAASEKAARFVRTCDAFNVPVLTFVDVPGFLPGTGQEWDGIIRRGAKLIYAYAEATVPKVTVITRKAYGGAYDVMGSKHIGADVNFAWPTAQIAVMGAQGAVNILYRGEPADQRAQRVQEYEDTFANPYIAAERGYVDAVIRPAQTRSQVTRALRMLRTKRETLPPKKHGNIPL, encoded by the coding sequence GTGACGACGCAGCCTGACATCCACACGACCGCCGGCAAGCTGGCCGATCTGGCCGCTCGCACGGAGGAGGCCGTGCACGCCGGTTCCGCCCGGGCCGTCGAGAAGCAGCACGCCCGCGGCAAGAAGACCGCCCGTGAACGCATCGAACTGCTGCTCGACAAGGGCTCCTTCGTGGAACTCGACGAACTCGCCCGGCACCGCTCCACCGCCTTCGGCCTGGACCGCAACCGGCCCTACGGCGACGGCGTCGTCACCGGCTACGGCACAATCGACGGCCGCCAGGTCTGCGTCTTCTCCCAGGACTTCACCGTCTTCGGCGGCTCCCTCGGCGAAGTCTTCGGCGAAAAGATCGTCAAAGTCCTCGACCTGGCCATGAAGATCGGCTGCCCGATCATCGGGATCAACGACTCCGGCGGCGCCCGCATCCAGGAAGGCGTCGTCGCCCTCGGCCTCTACGCCGACATCTTCTTCCGCAACGTACGCGCCAGCGGCGTCATCCCCCAGATCTCCCTGATCATGGGCCCCTGCGCCGGCGGAGCCGTCTACTCCCCCGCCATCACCGACTTCACCGTCATGGTCGACCAGACCTCCCACATGTTCATCACCGGCCCCGACGTGATCAAAACCGTCACCGGCGAAGAGGTCGGTTTCGAAGAACTCGGCGGCGCCCGCACCCACAACACCCGCAGCGGCAACGCGCACTACCTCGCCGAAGACGAGGAGGACGCGATCGACTACGTACGGGCACTCCTGTCCTACCTGCCGTCGAACAACCTCGACGAGCCGGTGGTCTACGAGGAGGAGGCGGACCTTTCGGAACGGGAGTCGGACCTCGCCCTGGACACACTCATCCCGGACTCGCCGAACCAGCCCTACGACATCAAGAAGGTCGTCGAGACCGTCGTCGACGAGTTCCTCGAGGTCCAGCCGCTCTACGCGCAGAACATCGTGGTCGGGTTCGGGCGGGTCGAGGGCCGGCCGGTGGGTGTCGTCGCGAACCAGCCGATCAGCCTGGCCGGCACACTGGACATCGCCGCCAGTGAGAAGGCGGCGCGCTTCGTGCGTACCTGTGATGCCTTTAATGTCCCAGTTTTGACCTTTGTGGATGTGCCGGGGTTTCTGCCCGGCACCGGGCAGGAGTGGGACGGCATCATCCGGCGCGGCGCCAAGTTGATCTATGCGTATGCCGAGGCCACCGTCCCGAAGGTCACGGTGATCACGCGCAAGGCCTACGGCGGCGCCTACGACGTGATGGGTTCCAAGCACATCGGCGCAGACGTCAACTTCGCGTGGCCGACCGCGCAGATCGCGGTGATGGGCGCGCAGGGCGCGGTCAACATCCTCTACCGCGGGGAGCCGGCGGACCAGCGGGCGCAGCGCGTGCAGGAGTACGAGGACACCTTCGCCAACCCGTACATCGCCGCCGAACGCGGCTACGTCGACGCGGTCATCCGCCCCGCGCAGACGCGATCACAGGTGACCCGGGCGCTGCGGATGCTGCGCACCAAGCGGGAGACCCTGCCGCCGAAGAAGCACGGCAACATCCCGCTCTGA
- a CDS encoding M50 family metallopeptidase: MEASPGLAWTTGLVAFVAAVPLWRYTTNAITVAHEGGHAVFGRMFGSTVKHVKIFRQGAGEMLPGKENPFSRFISLVAGYLGPSIFGFGGALLLANDFDPRSVLFLTMVFLVAVLIMTRNAFGFLVIIGLGALLWVVAMRSVAEVQLAFAYVWVWFLLMGGARQVPELFWVMWSGDRSNDAALLENQTHIGDVVWLFLFWLLSLGALVYGGALMVR, translated from the coding sequence ATGGAGGCTTCGCCGGGGCTCGCCTGGACCACCGGTCTGGTGGCGTTCGTCGCCGCTGTGCCGTTGTGGCGCTACACCACGAATGCGATCACCGTCGCGCACGAGGGCGGCCATGCCGTGTTCGGCCGGATGTTCGGCAGCACGGTCAAGCACGTCAAGATCTTCCGCCAGGGAGCGGGGGAGATGCTGCCCGGCAAGGAGAATCCGTTCTCCCGGTTCATCTCGCTGGTCGCCGGCTATCTCGGGCCGTCCATCTTCGGGTTCGGCGGGGCGCTGTTGCTCGCCAACGACTTCGATCCGCGCTCGGTGCTGTTCCTGACCATGGTGTTCCTGGTCGCGGTGCTGATCATGACGAGGAACGCGTTCGGCTTCCTGGTCATTATCGGACTGGGTGCGCTGTTGTGGGTGGTCGCTATGCGGTCCGTCGCGGAGGTTCAGCTCGCTTTCGCGTACGTCTGGGTCTGGTTTCTCCTGATGGGTGGAGCCCGTCAGGTGCCGGAGCTGTTCTGGGTGATGTGGAGCGGCGACCGGAGCAACGATGCGGCGCTGCTGGAGAACCAGACGCACATCGGCGACGTGGTCTGGCTCTTCCTGTTCTGGCTGCTGTCGCTGGGCGCGCTGGTCTACGGCGGTGCGCTGATGGTCCGGTGA
- a CDS encoding M50 family metallopeptidase, whose protein sequence is MLSIDGVTDLWDQLFGAQPDPPGMLVLLTAVAGFLAVAIRPVWRVARNAVTIAHEGGHALFALLTGRRLRGIRLEFDTSGLTLSAGRPTGPGMILTLLGGYIAPSLVGVLGAWLLGGNRITLLLWLAVVLLLLMLINIRNVFGVISLVATGAIVFVVSWYAEPQVQAAFAYAGVWFLLFGGVRPVFELQTLRKRGRMRDSDADQLARLTHVPALLWVGVFLVVNLVGLAVGAFLLAGQWLPESIG, encoded by the coding sequence GTGTTGTCGATCGACGGTGTGACTGACCTCTGGGACCAGCTGTTCGGCGCTCAGCCGGACCCTCCCGGAATGCTCGTGCTGCTCACAGCGGTGGCCGGCTTCCTGGCTGTGGCGATCCGCCCGGTCTGGCGGGTGGCCCGTAACGCGGTCACCATCGCGCACGAGGGCGGCCACGCCCTGTTCGCGTTGCTGACCGGCCGCAGGCTGCGCGGTATCCGGCTGGAGTTCGACACGTCCGGCCTCACCCTGTCGGCGGGCCGGCCGACCGGTCCCGGAATGATCCTGACTCTGCTCGGCGGCTACATCGCGCCGTCGCTGGTCGGTGTGCTCGGCGCCTGGCTGCTCGGCGGCAACCGGATCACGCTGCTGCTCTGGCTCGCGGTGGTGTTGCTGCTCCTCATGCTGATCAACATCAGGAACGTGTTCGGCGTGATCTCACTGGTGGCGACCGGCGCGATCGTCTTCGTCGTCTCCTGGTACGCGGAGCCGCAGGTGCAGGCCGCGTTCGCGTACGCCGGGGTGTGGTTCCTGCTGTTCGGCGGGGTCCGCCCGGTGTTCGAGCTGCAGACGCTGCGCAAGCGTGGCCGGATGCGTGACTCGGACGCGGATCAGCTCGCCCGGCTCACCCACGTGCCCGCGCTGCTCTGGGTCGGCGTCTTCCTCGTCGTGAACCTGGTCGGGCTGGCGGTCGGCGCATTCCTGTTGGCCGGTCAGTGGCTGCCGGAATCCATCGGCTGA
- a CDS encoding acyl-CoA carboxylase epsilon subunit, with amino-acid sequence MNEEPLVSVVRGSLDDHELAALAAILASRSTSVNSGTVPQPPSNWARSARPQAAPRSWRTSALPR; translated from the coding sequence ATGAATGAGGAACCGCTGGTCAGCGTCGTACGGGGAAGCCTAGACGATCATGAGCTGGCCGCGCTGGCCGCCATCCTGGCATCTCGATCCACTTCGGTCAATTCCGGAACGGTGCCCCAGCCACCCTCAAACTGGGCCCGATCAGCCCGTCCACAGGCCGCACCCCGCAGCTGGCGCACCTCCGCACTGCCCCGCTGA